One Armatimonadota bacterium DNA window includes the following coding sequences:
- a CDS encoding ABC transporter ATP-binding protein, with protein MDERRPPTAPSVPSLLRTEDLRLYFRTHRGPVQAVDGVDLVVRRGRSLVIVGESGCGKSSLVRAILRLLPRNVHTYAGRVWLDGQDIMALPEDQFRREIRWVRIALVPQAAMNALNPVLPVGDQVAEPLLVHGRAKTAADARRAVLDVFRQVGVPLDFVERYPFELSGGMRQRVALAMALIMVPDLIILDEPTSALDVLTQAAVLNVLKAVKKEMGVTFLLVTHDIATSSELADDAAVMYAGQVVEVSTAGQFYREPLHPYSRALMTSVPALREEKALAAIPGRPPSLVRPPAGCRFADRCPARFGRCSEEPPLLQVDGRQVRCWLYA; from the coding sequence GTGGACGAGCGCAGACCTCCGACCGCCCCGTCCGTCCCGTCGCTGCTGCGCACCGAGGACCTGCGGCTGTACTTCCGCACCCACCGGGGGCCGGTGCAGGCGGTGGACGGAGTGGACCTGGTGGTCCGGCGGGGCCGCAGCCTGGTCATCGTGGGAGAGAGCGGGTGCGGCAAGTCCTCGCTGGTGCGGGCCATCCTGCGCCTGCTGCCCCGCAACGTCCACACCTATGCGGGGCGGGTGTGGCTGGACGGTCAGGACATCATGGCGCTGCCCGAGGACCAGTTCCGCCGGGAGATCCGGTGGGTCCGGATCGCCCTGGTCCCCCAGGCGGCCATGAACGCCCTCAACCCCGTCCTGCCGGTGGGAGACCAGGTGGCCGAGCCCCTGCTGGTGCACGGCCGGGCGAAGACGGCCGCCGACGCCCGCCGGGCGGTCCTGGACGTCTTCCGGCAGGTGGGGGTGCCGCTGGACTTCGTGGAGCGGTATCCCTTCGAGCTCAGCGGGGGCATGCGCCAGCGGGTGGCCCTGGCCATGGCCCTGATCATGGTGCCCGACCTGATCATCCTGGACGAGCCCACCTCGGCGCTGGACGTGCTGACCCAGGCGGCGGTGCTGAACGTGCTGAAGGCCGTCAAGAAGGAGATGGGCGTGACCTTCCTGCTGGTGACCCACGACATCGCCACCAGCAGCGAGCTGGCCGACGACGCCGCGGTCATGTACGCCGGCCAGGTGGTGGAGGTCAGCACCGCGGGCCAGTTCTACCGGGAGCCGCTGCACCCCTACAGCCGGGCGTTGATGACCAGCGTCCCCGCCCTGCGGGAGGAGAAGGCCCTGGCGGCCATTCCCGGCCGACCCCCCAGCCTGGTCCGTCCGCCGGCCGGCTGCCGGTTCGCCGACCGCTGCCCGGCGCGGTTCGGCCGGTGCAGCGAGGAACCGCCGCTGCTGCAGGTGGACGGCCGGCAGGTCCGGTGCTGGCTGTATGCGTGA
- a CDS encoding ABC transporter ATP-binding protein: MSDNVLLSVRDLHTWFELRRWGFLRAGVVRAVDGVSFELRRGEAVAIVGESGCGKSTLARTLLGLHPPTRGEIVFDGRALDGTALRWYRARVGYVQQDPYGALPPFMTARRILEEPLLVNGVASARERLERVRTVLEDVGLTPVDDFLPRYPHMLSGGQQQRLVVARALILRPDLLVADEPVSMLDASVRVEILQLLRALQARYRLGVIYITHDLSTVRYFCERVLVMYAGRIVEDAPVDRLIRSPRHPYTQALLAAIPDPDPDNAARFRDVPPGEPPSLLAPPAGCRFHPRCPRIVRGVCEVRDPAFWEPDPAHRVACWLYAPAVAPVPAAPVPGRRDGDRTG, translated from the coding sequence ATGTCCGACAACGTGCTGCTGTCGGTCCGGGATCTGCACACGTGGTTCGAGCTGCGCCGGTGGGGGTTTCTGCGCGCCGGGGTGGTGCGGGCGGTTGACGGGGTGAGCTTCGAGCTGCGCCGGGGCGAGGCGGTGGCCATCGTCGGCGAAAGCGGGTGCGGCAAGAGCACCCTGGCCCGCACCCTGCTGGGCCTGCACCCGCCCACCCGGGGCGAGATCGTCTTCGACGGCCGCGCCCTGGACGGCACCGCCCTGCGGTGGTACCGGGCGCGGGTGGGGTACGTCCAGCAGGACCCCTACGGGGCGCTGCCGCCGTTCATGACCGCCCGGCGGATTCTGGAAGAGCCGCTCCTGGTCAACGGCGTGGCGTCCGCCCGCGAGCGCCTGGAGCGGGTGCGGACGGTCCTGGAGGACGTGGGGCTCACCCCCGTGGACGACTTTCTCCCCCGCTACCCCCACATGCTCAGCGGCGGGCAGCAGCAGCGGCTGGTGGTGGCGCGGGCGCTGATCCTGCGGCCGGACCTGCTCGTCGCCGACGAGCCCGTCTCCATGCTGGACGCCTCGGTGCGGGTGGAGATCCTGCAGCTGCTGCGGGCCCTGCAGGCCCGCTACCGGCTGGGGGTGATCTACATCACCCACGACCTGTCCACGGTGCGGTACTTCTGCGAGAGGGTGCTGGTCATGTACGCGGGCCGGATCGTGGAGGACGCCCCGGTGGACCGGCTCATCCGGTCGCCCCGGCATCCCTATACCCAGGCCCTGCTGGCGGCCATCCCCGACCCCGACCCGGACAACGCCGCCCGGTTCCGGGACGTGCCGCCGGGGGAGCCTCCCAGCCTGCTGGCTCCTCCCGCGGGCTGCCGGTTTCACCCCCGCTGCCCCCGCATCGTGCGGGGCGTGTGCGAGGTCCGCGACCCCGCCTTCTGGGAGCCCGACCCCGCCCACCGGGTCGCCTGCTGGCTGTACGCCCCCGCCGTGGCGCCGGTGCCTGCCGCTCCGGTGCCCGGCCGCCGGGATGGGGATCGGACGGGGTGA
- a CDS encoding peptide ABC transporter substrate-binding protein has product MRARWQQAVLLLAAVAITLWPAGAVQAQQPAAGRDTVVIGIQQEPDFLNPLFAEMAAAVSVMDTIFVSDVERDNTWKLFAQGVQYIPNLRDGTWKLDGDRMTLTWKLKARNWHDGRPVTCADYVFGHTVARNVNVPVVVRDLTNRIANVLCTRGAEGLDIQVNWKERYAYANLTITEYGALPRHVVERYYRENPSKLNEAPYGNDPRITVGDGAYRLVEWRKGASLTVEAVPNHPLFGTPRIRRIIWRFIPDTNALVANMLSGAIDAISTIGISFDQAVQLEKQAAGRFRVFFEPGLIWEHIDFNLDNPLLQDVRVRRAIAHGINREAISQQLFEGKQPVSHTYLPPRHPGYTDNVQKYPYDPARARALLQEAGFTPGPDGIMRNAAGQRLSLEINTTAGNRVREQVEQIIQQNLREVGIEITIQNFPARVLFGEITNQRKFKALAMYAWVMSPTSDCDQLYTSDGIPTEANGWAGQNYPGYKNPEMDRVCKAASREVDEAARNRLLQQSAQIFARDLPALPLYVRASVAAAKVGLQGFTAVQLSGTYETWNAHRWFWQ; this is encoded by the coding sequence ATGCGCGCGCGATGGCAGCAGGCGGTCCTGTTGCTGGCGGCGGTAGCCATCACCCTGTGGCCGGCGGGGGCCGTGCAGGCCCAGCAGCCGGCGGCCGGGCGGGACACCGTCGTCATCGGTATCCAGCAGGAGCCCGACTTCCTCAACCCGCTGTTCGCGGAGATGGCGGCGGCGGTCTCCGTCATGGACACCATCTTCGTCAGCGACGTGGAGCGGGACAACACCTGGAAGCTGTTCGCCCAGGGCGTCCAGTACATCCCCAACCTCCGGGACGGCACCTGGAAGCTGGACGGCGACCGGATGACCCTCACCTGGAAGCTCAAGGCCCGCAACTGGCATGACGGGCGCCCCGTGACCTGCGCCGACTACGTCTTCGGCCACACGGTGGCCCGCAACGTGAACGTGCCGGTGGTGGTGCGGGACCTGACCAACCGCATCGCCAACGTCCTGTGCACCCGCGGCGCCGAGGGGCTGGACATCCAGGTGAACTGGAAAGAGCGCTACGCCTACGCCAACCTGACCATCACCGAGTACGGCGCCCTGCCCCGGCACGTGGTGGAGCGGTACTACCGGGAGAACCCCAGCAAGCTCAACGAGGCGCCGTACGGCAACGACCCCCGGATCACCGTCGGCGACGGCGCCTACCGGCTGGTGGAGTGGCGCAAGGGGGCGTCCCTGACGGTGGAGGCGGTGCCCAACCACCCCCTCTTCGGGACGCCGCGGATCCGGCGCATCATCTGGCGCTTCATCCCCGACACCAACGCCCTGGTGGCCAACATGCTGTCGGGGGCCATCGACGCCATCAGCACCATCGGGATCTCCTTCGACCAGGCGGTGCAGCTGGAGAAGCAGGCCGCCGGCCGGTTCCGGGTGTTCTTCGAGCCGGGCCTGATCTGGGAGCACATCGACTTCAACCTGGACAACCCGCTGCTGCAGGACGTGCGGGTGCGCCGGGCCATCGCCCACGGCATCAACCGGGAGGCCATCTCCCAGCAGCTGTTTGAGGGCAAGCAGCCCGTCTCCCACACCTACCTGCCGCCGCGGCACCCCGGCTACACCGACAACGTGCAGAAGTACCCCTACGACCCGGCGCGGGCCCGGGCGCTGCTCCAGGAGGCCGGCTTCACCCCCGGCCCCGACGGGATCATGCGCAACGCCGCCGGCCAGCGCCTGTCCTTGGAGATCAACACCACCGCCGGCAACCGGGTGCGGGAGCAGGTGGAGCAGATCATCCAGCAGAACCTGCGGGAGGTCGGCATCGAGATCACCATCCAGAACTTCCCGGCCCGGGTCCTGTTCGGCGAGATCACCAACCAGCGCAAGTTCAAGGCCCTGGCCATGTACGCGTGGGTGATGTCGCCCACCTCCGACTGCGACCAGCTGTACACCTCCGACGGCATCCCCACCGAGGCCAACGGGTGGGCCGGGCAGAACTACCCGGGCTACAAGAACCCCGAGATGGACCGGGTGTGCAAGGCCGCCAGCCGCGAGGTGGACGAGGCGGCCCGGAACCGGCTGCTGCAGCAGAGCGCCCAGATCTTCGCCCGGGACCTGCCGGCCCTGCCGCTGTACGTCCGGGCGTCGGTCGCCGCCGCCAAGGTGGGGCTGCAGGGCTTCACCGCCGTGCAGCTGAGCGGCACCTACGAGACGTGGAACGCCCACCGGTGGTTCTGGCAGTGA
- a CDS encoding ABC transporter permease, which produces MISYLIRRLVQSLVVLAGLSVVFFALLAATPGDPLEVLASQRPDLLPEDVARLRAQYGLDDPLPVRYLKWLRSVVRGDLGYSRTYSEPVATLVARRLGATMQLAGAAFALGVLGGVVLGILAAARPRSAWDYAATGLSVAGLSVPVFWLGIVAILAFAVWLRWLPAGGMMTPGVEAGLPALADRARHLVLPTVVLAAGGMAAWARYTRAGVLEALGQDYIRTARAKGVADGAVMRRHALRNALLPLVTLAALAVPRLLDGAVVAETVFSWPGMGLLLYQAVLGHDYPVAMAVLMLLAAVTVLANLAADVAYAAVDPRIRYG; this is translated from the coding sequence ATGATCTCCTACCTCATCCGGCGCCTCGTCCAGAGCCTGGTGGTCCTGGCGGGCCTGTCGGTGGTGTTCTTCGCCCTCCTGGCGGCGACGCCGGGAGACCCGCTGGAGGTCCTGGCCTCCCAGCGGCCGGACCTGCTGCCCGAGGACGTGGCCCGGTTGCGCGCCCAGTACGGGTTGGACGATCCTCTGCCGGTGCGCTACCTGAAGTGGCTGCGCAGCGTGGTGAGGGGCGACCTGGGATACTCGCGGACCTACAGCGAGCCGGTGGCGACCCTGGTGGCCCGCCGCCTGGGGGCCACCATGCAGCTGGCCGGGGCGGCGTTCGCCCTGGGGGTGCTGGGGGGCGTGGTGCTGGGGATTCTGGCCGCCGCCCGGCCGCGCTCGGCGTGGGACTACGCCGCCACCGGCCTGTCGGTGGCGGGCCTCTCCGTTCCCGTGTTCTGGCTGGGGATCGTGGCCATCCTGGCGTTCGCGGTGTGGCTGCGCTGGCTGCCGGCCGGGGGGATGATGACCCCGGGGGTCGAGGCGGGCCTGCCGGCGCTGGCGGACCGGGCGCGGCACCTGGTCCTGCCCACGGTCGTCCTGGCCGCCGGCGGGATGGCGGCGTGGGCGCGCTACACCCGCGCCGGGGTGCTGGAGGCTCTGGGGCAGGACTACATCCGCACCGCCCGGGCCAAGGGGGTGGCAGACGGCGCGGTGATGCGCCGCCACGCCCTGCGCAATGCGCTGCTGCCGCTGGTGACCCTGGCGGCGCTGGCCGTGCCGCGTCTGCTGGACGGGGCGGTGGTGGCCGAGACGGTCTTCAGCTGGCCGGGGATGGGACTGCTGCTGTACCAGGCGGTGCTGGGCCACGACTACCCGGTGGCCATGGCGGTCCTGATGCTGCTGGCGGCGGTCACGGTCCTCGCCAACCTGGCCGCCGACGTGGCCTACGCCGCGGTGGACCCGCGAATCCGGTACGGATGA
- a CDS encoding ABC transporter ATP-binding protein — MADVLLSVRNLKTYFYTDEGVVKAVDGLSYDLRKGETLGIVGESGCGKSVHALSIMRLIPQPPGKIVEGQVLFEGRDLLRLSEEEMRRIRGNRIAMIFQEPMTSLNPVLTIGEQIAEAVMLHQGLSKKDAWDRAVEMLEKVRIPLARERVRDYPHQFSGGMRQRVMIAMALSCNPSILIADEPTTALDVTIQAQILDLIRELQQEFHMSVILITHNLGVVAEMCDDVVVMYAGRPVERAPVEEIFNNPQHPYTWGLLHSIPKLYERKERLIPIEGQPPSLIDLPPGCAFAPRCPFAMEICVKADPPEYPVGPDHTSRCYLHSEHATEEEKKAAAAAGLAASRYR; from the coding sequence ATGGCGGATGTCCTGCTGTCGGTGCGCAACCTGAAGACCTACTTCTACACCGACGAAGGTGTGGTCAAGGCGGTGGACGGTCTCTCCTACGACCTGCGCAAGGGGGAGACCCTGGGGATCGTGGGCGAGTCGGGGTGCGGCAAGAGCGTGCACGCCCTTTCCATCATGCGCCTGATTCCCCAGCCGCCCGGCAAGATCGTGGAGGGCCAGGTCCTGTTCGAGGGCCGGGACCTGCTGCGCCTGTCCGAAGAGGAGATGCGGCGCATCCGCGGCAACCGGATCGCCATGATCTTCCAGGAGCCCATGACGTCCCTCAACCCGGTCCTGACCATCGGCGAGCAGATCGCCGAGGCGGTGATGCTGCACCAGGGCCTGTCCAAGAAGGACGCCTGGGATCGGGCGGTGGAGATGCTGGAGAAGGTGCGCATCCCCCTGGCCCGGGAGCGGGTGCGGGACTATCCTCACCAGTTCAGCGGCGGGATGCGCCAGCGGGTCATGATCGCCATGGCGCTGTCCTGCAATCCCAGCATCCTCATCGCCGACGAGCCCACCACGGCCCTGGACGTGACCATCCAGGCCCAGATCCTGGACCTGATCCGCGAGCTGCAGCAGGAGTTCCACATGTCGGTGATCCTGATCACCCACAACCTGGGCGTGGTCGCCGAGATGTGCGACGACGTGGTGGTGATGTACGCCGGGCGGCCGGTGGAGCGGGCGCCGGTGGAGGAGATCTTCAACAACCCCCAGCACCCGTACACCTGGGGGCTGCTGCACTCCATCCCCAAGCTCTACGAGCGCAAGGAGCGGCTGATCCCCATCGAGGGCCAGCCGCCCAGCCTGATCGACCTGCCGCCGGGATGCGCGTTCGCTCCCCGGTGCCCGTTCGCCATGGAGATCTGCGTGAAGGCCGATCCCCCCGAGTACCCGGTGGGGCCGGACCACACGTCCCGGTGCTACCTGCACAGCGAGCACGCCACCGAGGAGGAGAAGAAGGCGGCGGCCGCCGCGGGCCTGGCCGCCTCCCGCTACCGGTGA
- a CDS encoding ABC transporter permease: protein MMVERGTVGTVEWKNGEASPRTRGPQVFRPGHVRSPAPVVRQVGVTPPWRLALRRLRRHRLAVTGAVVAGALTALALLAPWVAPAPPDRSRLPERWMPPGPGHPLGTDELGRDVLSRLLYAGRISLAVGYGVALLVAAAGTAVGALAAFHGGAVDAVLMRAVDVLLAIPTLPLYLILAALLPGGGPGQVVLILAAFGWPPVARLVRAQVLTVREETFVEAARASGASDGRVLMRHVLPHAAGPVAVAATLAAAHAILSESALSYLGLGIAPPTASWGNMLQRAQDALWTAPWLAVAPGCAIALAVLGLNLLGDGLRDALDPRWHR from the coding sequence ATGATGGTGGAGCGCGGGACCGTGGGCACGGTGGAGTGGAAGAACGGGGAGGCGTCCCCGCGCACCCGAGGGCCGCAGGTCTTCCGTCCCGGGCACGTCCGGTCTCCCGCTCCCGTGGTGCGCCAGGTGGGTGTGACGCCTCCGTGGCGGCTCGCGCTGCGCCGCCTGCGCCGCCACCGCCTGGCGGTGACGGGGGCTGTGGTGGCGGGAGCGCTGACGGCGCTGGCCCTGCTGGCCCCCTGGGTGGCGCCGGCCCCTCCCGACCGGTCCCGGCTGCCCGAGCGGTGGATGCCGCCGGGCCCGGGGCATCCGCTGGGAACGGACGAGCTGGGCCGGGACGTCCTGTCCCGGCTGCTGTACGCCGGCCGGATCTCCCTCGCTGTCGGCTATGGGGTGGCGCTGCTCGTTGCGGCGGCGGGCACGGCCGTGGGGGCGCTGGCGGCCTTCCACGGGGGGGCGGTGGACGCGGTCCTGATGCGGGCCGTGGACGTCCTTCTGGCCATCCCGACCCTCCCCCTGTACCTGATCCTGGCGGCTCTCCTGCCCGGAGGCGGGCCCGGCCAGGTCGTCCTGATCCTGGCCGCGTTCGGCTGGCCCCCGGTGGCCCGCCTGGTGCGGGCGCAGGTCCTGACCGTGCGGGAGGAGACGTTTGTGGAAGCGGCGCGGGCGTCGGGCGCCTCGGATGGGCGGGTGCTGATGCGCCACGTCCTGCCCCACGCCGCCGGGCCCGTGGCGGTGGCGGCGACCCTGGCGGCCGCCCACGCCATCCTCAGCGAGTCGGCCCTCAGCTACCTGGGCCTGGGGATCGCTCCGCCGACCGCGTCGTGGGGCAACATGCTGCAGCGGGCCCAGGACGCCCTGTGGACCGCCCCCTGGCTGGCGGTGGCGCCCGGGTGCGCCATCGCCCTGGCGGTGCTGGGTCTGAACCTGCTGGGAGACGGGCTGCGGGATGCCCTGGACCCGCGGTGGCACCGGTAG
- a CDS encoding ABC transporter permease yields the protein MARPAVTLAPAAAAAEAARAGEGYWQIAWRRLRRHRLAMGGLAVIALLILAAVFAPWIAPYRFEQIDLTNRFAPPFVGRHWLGTDDLGHDVFTRLLYAGRVSLVVGFAAAFSAVALGTLVGVVAGYYGGLLDNVLMRLTDIVLTLPVFGVLLLLGRYFGGGILPIVVIIGLFGWTVAARLVRGEILRLKTQDFADAARALGASETRIIFRHLLPNAMAPIIVAATLDVGGAILTEAALSYFGVGIQPPIPSWGNMLQNAQSYLWTDPWLAFWPGLMIFLTVLCFNFFGDGLRDALDPRLKI from the coding sequence ATGGCCCGCCCCGCGGTCACCCTTGCGCCCGCGGCCGCCGCGGCTGAGGCCGCCCGCGCCGGCGAAGGCTACTGGCAGATCGCCTGGCGGCGACTGCGCCGCCACCGGCTGGCCATGGGGGGGCTGGCGGTCATCGCTCTGCTGATCCTGGCGGCCGTCTTCGCCCCGTGGATCGCGCCGTACCGGTTCGAGCAGATCGACCTCACCAACAGGTTCGCCCCCCCGTTTGTCGGCCGGCACTGGTTGGGCACCGACGACCTGGGCCACGACGTCTTCACCCGGCTGCTGTACGCCGGGCGGGTGTCGCTGGTGGTGGGGTTCGCGGCGGCTTTCTCGGCGGTGGCGCTGGGCACCCTGGTGGGGGTGGTGGCCGGCTACTACGGCGGCCTGCTGGACAACGTCCTGATGCGCCTGACCGACATCGTGCTCACCCTCCCCGTCTTCGGCGTCCTGCTGCTGCTGGGGCGCTACTTTGGCGGAGGCATCCTGCCCATCGTGGTCATCATCGGCCTGTTCGGGTGGACGGTGGCGGCGCGGCTGGTGCGGGGGGAAATCCTGCGTCTGAAGACCCAGGACTTCGCCGACGCCGCCCGGGCCCTGGGCGCCAGCGAGACCCGCATCATCTTCCGCCACCTGCTGCCCAACGCCATGGCGCCCATCATCGTGGCCGCCACCCTGGATGTGGGGGGCGCCATCCTGACCGAGGCCGCCCTCTCCTACTTCGGGGTGGGCATCCAGCCGCCCATCCCCTCCTGGGGCAACATGCTGCAGAACGCCCAGAGCTACCTGTGGACCGACCCCTGGCTGGCCTTCTGGCCCGGCCTGATGATCTTCCTCACGGTCCTGTGCTTCAACTTCTTCGGCGACGGCCTGCGCGACGCCCTCGACCCCCGGCTGAAGATCTGA
- a CDS encoding helix-turn-helix domain-containing protein gives MSGEPAERWPDLMTVEQVAAYLQVHRMTVYRYIRSGRLPAARVGRVYRVRRADLEAFLDRHRVPGASPVPPRRSDAAVTPSGDPAGGQPPRLPVRDRMLFSLNPLEWVLHSLH, from the coding sequence GTGTCTGGCGAGCCGGCCGAGCGGTGGCCGGACCTGATGACGGTGGAACAGGTCGCGGCCTACCTCCAGGTGCACCGGATGACCGTGTACAGGTACATCCGGTCCGGGCGGCTGCCGGCGGCCAGGGTGGGCAGGGTCTACCGGGTACGCCGGGCGGACCTGGAGGCGTTCCTGGACAGGCACCGGGTGCCCGGGGCCTCTCCGGTGCCCCCGCGGCGGTCGGACGCCGCTGTCACACCGTCCGGGGATCCGGCCGGGGGACAGCCGCCCCGCCTGCCCGTCCGGGACCGGATGCTGTTCAGCCTCAACCCGCTGGAGTGGGTCCTGCACAGCCTGCACTAG
- a CDS encoding ABC transporter permease codes for MQRYILRRILQMVPIALGISVLLFTLLTLAPGDPVDLLIASDPRVRPEDVARLKRLYGLDQPIHVRYLKWLGRTLQGDLGFSRTYKQPVTDLLRDRIANSLWLTVTAFVLAVTVAVPVGIYSALHQYSLLDYVATTFTFFGVSIPVFWFGIMAIYVFAVWHPWTAIPGLGWLVLPPGGISTPGVPPGLPFILDRLRYMILPSIVLALLSMATYTRYTRSSMLEVIRQDYVRTARAKGLAEPVVINKHALRNALIPLVTIIALSIANLFAGAPITETVFAWPGVGRLLVESVLNGDYVAAQAVLMFLAVLVLVFNLLADVAYAVLDPRIRYD; via the coding sequence GTGCAGCGGTACATCCTCCGGCGCATCCTCCAGATGGTCCCCATCGCCCTGGGGATCTCCGTGCTGCTGTTCACCCTGCTGACCCTGGCGCCGGGGGATCCGGTGGACCTGCTGATCGCCTCCGACCCCCGGGTCCGGCCCGAGGACGTGGCGCGCCTGAAGCGCCTGTACGGCCTGGACCAGCCCATCCACGTGCGCTACCTGAAGTGGCTGGGCCGCACCCTGCAGGGCGATCTGGGCTTCTCCCGGACCTACAAGCAGCCGGTGACCGACCTGCTGCGGGACCGGATCGCCAACAGCCTGTGGCTGACGGTGACGGCGTTCGTGCTGGCGGTGACCGTGGCGGTGCCGGTGGGCATCTACTCCGCCCTGCACCAGTACTCCCTCTTGGACTACGTGGCGACCACGTTCACGTTCTTCGGGGTCAGCATCCCGGTGTTCTGGTTCGGGATCATGGCCATCTACGTGTTCGCCGTCTGGCACCCCTGGACGGCCATCCCGGGGCTGGGCTGGCTGGTGCTGCCGCCCGGCGGCATCAGCACCCCGGGCGTGCCGCCGGGGCTGCCGTTCATCCTGGACCGCCTGCGCTACATGATCCTCCCGTCCATCGTGCTGGCGCTGCTGTCCATGGCCACCTACACCCGCTACACCCGGTCCAGCATGCTGGAGGTCATCCGCCAGGACTACGTGCGGACGGCCCGGGCCAAGGGACTGGCGGAGCCGGTGGTGATCAACAAGCACGCCCTGCGCAACGCCCTGATCCCTCTGGTCACCATCATCGCCCTGTCCATCGCCAACCTCTTCGCCGGCGCCCCCATCACCGAGACCGTGTTCGCCTGGCCCGGGGTGGGGCGGCTGCTGGTGGAGTCGGTCCTCAACGGCGATTACGTGGCTGCCCAGGCCGTGCTCATGTTCCTGGCGGTCCTGGTCCTCGTGTTCAACCTGCTGGCCGACGTGGCGTATGCGGTGCTCGACCCGAGGATCCGGTATGACTGA
- a CDS encoding peptide ABC transporter substrate-binding protein, whose product MRKVACGCGVLVLGISAVLGGAAAAPARDTVVIGMGQEPDVLGEFSIMSASAVVGNVLWAAVAPFTDRWVRMPVLVEKLPRVGDGDWEVLPGGRMRVTWRLRRGFTWHDGRPVTALDFRFTYGMLRHPRTPQVSRFILRKVDNVLVPTPADPYTLVVTWNEPWPFAGSSPFGTDVVYPRHLLEAAYLKDPAALRAHPYWRAPVGNGPYRFVEWVPGSHITVEASDRWPLGRPRIRRLVFRFILDSSVLLANVLAGQVDAVEIGNLSLEQMAEVERRAPWMAAHYTESLRWERIDFNLDDEWLRDRRVRQALAYAVDREGIAAALFGGRQPVAHSWLPPRHPAHNPRVRRYPYDPARARALLAEAGFTPGPDGVLRDGQGRRLELVFMTTAGHAAREQVQQLIREQLRAVGVEVRIDNRPSSVFLGTIVPRRQFPHLAMYTSVFSPESTAFDRFHSSQIPSAANNWEGNNRTGWRNPDSDRLMEQLVAELDPDRRTALLRRHQEVFAEDLPSLPLYFGLSLTAARREIRGIRPTGLVGSFLPWNAWEWAWADR is encoded by the coding sequence GTGAGGAAGGTGGCCTGCGGGTGCGGGGTCCTGGTGCTGGGGATCTCGGCCGTCCTCGGGGGGGCAGCCGCCGCGCCGGCGCGCGACACGGTGGTCATCGGCATGGGCCAGGAGCCGGACGTGCTGGGGGAGTTTTCCATCATGTCCGCCTCGGCGGTGGTGGGCAACGTCCTGTGGGCCGCCGTGGCGCCTTTTACCGACCGGTGGGTCCGGATGCCGGTGCTGGTGGAGAAGCTGCCCCGGGTGGGGGACGGCGACTGGGAGGTCCTGCCGGGCGGCCGGATGCGGGTGACCTGGCGGCTGCGCCGCGGCTTCACCTGGCACGACGGCCGCCCCGTGACGGCCCTGGATTTCCGGTTCACCTACGGGATGCTGCGCCACCCCCGCACGCCGCAGGTCAGCCGGTTCATCCTGCGCAAGGTGGACAACGTCCTGGTCCCCACCCCGGCCGACCCGTACACCCTGGTGGTCACGTGGAACGAGCCGTGGCCGTTTGCCGGCTCGTCGCCCTTCGGCACCGACGTGGTCTACCCGCGCCACCTGCTGGAGGCGGCCTACCTGAAGGACCCCGCGGCCCTGCGGGCGCACCCGTACTGGCGGGCGCCGGTGGGTAACGGGCCCTACCGGTTCGTGGAGTGGGTGCCCGGCAGCCACATCACGGTGGAGGCCTCCGACCGCTGGCCCCTCGGCCGCCCGCGGATCCGCCGCCTGGTGTTCCGGTTCATCCTGGACAGCAGCGTCCTGCTGGCCAACGTCCTGGCCGGCCAGGTGGACGCCGTCGAGATCGGCAACCTCAGCCTGGAGCAGATGGCCGAGGTCGAGCGCCGGGCGCCCTGGATGGCGGCCCACTACACCGAGTCCCTGCGGTGGGAGCGCATTGACTTCAACCTGGACGACGAGTGGCTGCGCGACCGGCGGGTCCGCCAGGCGCTGGCCTACGCCGTCGACCGGGAGGGGATCGCCGCCGCCCTGTTCGGGGGCCGCCAGCCGGTGGCCCACTCCTGGCTGCCGCCCCGCCACCCGGCCCACAACCCCCGGGTCCGCCGCTACCCCTACGACCCCGCGCGCGCCCGGGCCCTGCTGGCCGAGGCGGGGTTCACCCCCGGGCCGGACGGCGTCCTGCGGGACGGCCAGGGGCGGCGGCTGGAACTGGTGTTCATGACCACCGCCGGCCACGCCGCCCGCGAGCAGGTCCAGCAGCTGATCCGGGAGCAGCTGCGGGCGGTGGGGGTGGAGGTGCGGATCGACAACCGGCCGTCGTCGGTCTTCCTGGGTACCATCGTCCCCCGCCGGCAGTTCCCCCATCTGGCCATGTACACCAGCGTCTTTTCGCCCGAGTCCACCGCCTTCGACCGGTTCCACAGCAGCCAGATCCCCTCGGCGGCCAACAACTGGGAGGGCAACAACCGGACCGGCTGGCGCAACCCCGACAGCGACCGGCTGATGGAACAGCTGGTCGCCGAGCTGGACCCCGACCGCCGGACCGCCCTGCTGCGGCGGCACCAGGAGGTGTTTGCCGAGGACCTGCCGTCCCTGCCCCTGTACTTCGGCCTGTCGCTGACCGCGGCCCGGCGGGAGATCCGGGGGATCCGCCCCACGGGGCTGGTGGGCTCCTTCCTGCCCTGGAACGCCTGGGAGTGGGCGTGGGCCGACCGTTGA